One Rosa chinensis cultivar Old Blush chromosome 3, RchiOBHm-V2, whole genome shotgun sequence DNA window includes the following coding sequences:
- the LOC112193022 gene encoding phosphatidylinositol N-acetylglucosaminyltransferase subunit C: MVSSMTESTSPAKPKWKKVVYGGMQPGFDDNHTDESFLEDMVTNANVVKRDLLKVIQDSVSISQYLCIVALIGLVWIYTLRSTLNENSLLLLDVTLLGLGFLILLLTQEMLSLNLFLHYLLNVSFFTSGLYLLAPIYQTLTRSISSDSILAVTFSLLLLHLFFHDYFGSTVRTLGALNSPTLTSCISLNASIVASVFIASRLPSTLLVFAIMHFSLQVFLFAPLVTYCIKKYSFRLHMWFSFGLMIATLALVYTLHLFLFVMFLGLLIIVSVVCPYWLIQMQEFKFEIHGPWDEAKLCFDIID, encoded by the coding sequence ATGGTTAGCAGCATGACTGAAAGCACATCTCCCGCAAAACCTAAATGGAAAAAAGTGGTTTATGGGGGGATGCAACCTGGTTTTGATGACAATCACACAGATGAATCTTTTCTTGAAGATATGGTCACTAATGCCAATGTTGTTAAAAGGGACTTGCTAAAAGTGATACAGGATTCAGTGTCCATCTCCCAATATTTGTGCATTGTAGCTCTAATCGGGTTGGTTTGGATCTACACCCTCAGATCAACTCTTAATGAAAATTCACTTTTACTTCTTGATGTCACCCTTCTTGGGTTGGGTTTTCTTATTCTCCTTTTAACTCAAGAAATGTTATCCCTCAATCTGTTCTTGCATTACCTCCTCAATGTTTCCTTTTTCACCTCTGGCCTGTATCTTTTGGCTCCTATCTATCAAACTCTTACAAGATCCATTAGCTCAGACTCCATTTTGGCAGTAACATTTTCACTACTTTTGCTCCATCTGTTCTTCCATGACTACTTTGGATCCACTGTAAGAACACTTGGTGCTCTAAACAGTCCGACATTGACAAGTTGCATTTCTTTAAATGCTTCTATTGTGGCCTCAGTTTTTATTGCATCCCGCCTTCCATCAACTCTGCTTGTTTTTGCAATCATGCACTTCTCTTTGCAAGTTTTCCTTTTCGCTCCATTGGTTACTTACTGTATTAAGAAATATTCCTTCCGTTTGCACATGTGGTTTTCTTTTGGTCTGATGATTGCCACCTTGGCCCTTGTTTATACCTTGCACCTATTTCTTTTTGTGATGTTCTTAGGGTTGTTGATTATTGTATCAGTTGTCTGTCCATACTGGCTCATACAGATGCAGGAATTCAAATTTGAGATCCATGGTCCCTGGGATGAGGCTAAGCTCTGTTTTGATATAATAGATTGA
- the LOC112193021 gene encoding putative pentatricopeptide repeat-containing protein At5g08490, whose amino-acid sequence MLRNFNACNIYLKRTRAACRHVSPSSRNFKRSYCIDDRHNEVLPLPLRSSQSSGQFKPYYQVLAALLKSCAALLAINSGKALHGYVVKHGDLSCLSVSKALLNMYAKCGALDDCKTLFGQMCYSDSVIWNIVLSGFSASRKYNSEVIKLFHEMHVGGKAKPTSVTIATVLPVCARLGDLDMGKSVHTYVIKSGLETDVLVGNSLISMYAKCGLVSDDAYTVFDNIIDKDVVSWNAMIAGFSENRLIKKAYELFSWMLKGPMDPNNATIATILPICASLDNNAYWSGREIHCYVLHRSELAADVSVCNALLSFYLLLGRIEKAESLFHRMKSRDLVSWNAIIAGYSSNGEWLKALDLFHKLISLQTMGPDSVTIISILPACAHLKLLHVGRKIHGYILRHPRLYESTAVGNAMVSFYVKCDKIKDAYETFLMMFWRDLISWNTMLVAFAGIGYSTKFVNLLNGLLKECMIPDHITILTIIQFCSAVLRVEKVKEAHSYSIKAGLLLDDTEPNIGNAILDAYAKCGNMDYAFKIFQSLSQKRATCNSMISAYVNCGSHDDAQMVFNSMSETDLISWNLMVRAYAENDCPAEAVNLFYELQAQGMKPDAMTIMSLLPVSAQISSVHLLRQCHGYVVRAFLHDVYLTGALLDMYAKCGAIVCAYKLFQCSLHKDLVMYTAMIGGFAMHGMGEEALGVFSHMLELGIKPDNVIITAVLSACSHAGLVNEGLKIFYTIEAVYGVKPTVEQYACVVDLLGRGGRVDDAFSFVSKMPIEANANIWGTLLGACRTHHMVDLGRIVADHLFEIEVDNIGNYVVMSNLYASEARWDRVMEVRQLMRIRDLKKPAGCSWIEVERSTNRFIAGDLSHPQRSIIYSTLSSLDQQIKEPVYLRLDTRNT is encoded by the coding sequence ATGCTGAGAAATTTTAATGCTTGTAATATATATTTAAAGCGTACAAGAGCTGCTTGTAGACATGTGTCACCCAGTTCTCGAAATTTTAAAAGGAGCTACTGCATAGATGACAGGCATAATGAAGTGTTGCCTCTTCCACTTCGTAGTTCTCAAAGTTCTGGTCAgtttaaaccctattaccaggTATTAGCAGCCCTTCTCAAATCCTGTGCTGCCCTCTTAGCAATAAATTCCGGAAAAGCACTTCATGGTTATGTTGTCAAGCATGGTGATCTTTCATGCCTCTCTGTCTCGAAAGCGCTGCTCAATATGTATGCCAAATGTGGCGCATTGGATGATTGCAAGACACTCTTTGGTCAAATGTGTTACTCAGATTCTGTAATTTGGAACATTGTCTTATCTGGGTTTTCTGCATCTCGGAAGTACAATAGTGAGGTAATAAAGTTGTTTCATGAAATGCATGTAGGTGGGAAGGCTAAGCCGACTTCTGTTACCATTGCTACTGTTCTTCCGGTGTGTGCTCGCTTAGGGGATTTAGATATGGGGAAGAGTGTGCACACTTATGTGATTAAGTCTGGATTAGAAACAGATGTTCTTGTGGGAAATTCTCTGATATCTATGTATGCAAAATGTGGGCTAGTTTCTGATGATGCATATACTGTGTTCGATAACATCATTGACAAAGATGTCGTTTCGTGGAATGCAATGATTGCTGGGTTTTCTGAgaatagattgataaaaaaGGCATATGAGTTGTTCAGTTGGATGCTCAAAGGACCAATGGACCCAAATAATGCAACCATTGCAACTATTCTGCCCATTTGTGCTTCTTTAGATAATAATGCCTACTGGTCAGGGAGAGAGATTCATTGTTATGTTCTACACCGGAGTGAACTAGCAGCAGATGTTTCCGTGTGCAATGCTTTGTTAAGTTTTTATTTACTTCTTGGACGAATAGAAAAAGCGGAATCTTTGTTCCACAGGATGAAATCAAGAGATTTGGTTTCATGGAATGCAATTATTGCAGGATATTCATCAAATGGTGAGTGGTTGAAAGCATTGGATTTGTTTCACAAACTAATCTCTTTACAGACGATGGGGCCAGACTCTGTAACTATTATCAGCATTCTGCCTGCTTGTGCACATTTAAAACTCTTGCATGTGGGGAGAAAGATCCATGGGTACATTCTTCGACATCCTAGGCTATATGAGTCTACAGCAGTTGGAAATGCCATGGTTAGTTTCTATGTGAAATGTGATAAAATTAAAGATGCTTATGAGACATTTTTGATGATGTTTTGGAGAGATTTGATATCGTGGAATACCATGCTAGTTGCCTTTGCAGGTATTGGCTATTCTACCAAGTTTGTGAACCTGTTAAATGGGCTGCTTAAGGAATGTATGATACCGGATCATATTACCATCTTGACCATAATTCAGTTTTGCTCTGCAGTATTGAGAGTAGAAAAGGTTAAAGAAGCTCATAGCTATTCAATTAAGGCTGGGCTTTTGTTGGATGATACTGAGCCTAATATTGGAAATGCGATACTTGATGCATACGCCAAATGTGGTAACATGGACTACGCATTCAAGATCTTTCAGAGTTTATCACAGAAAAGAGCAACATGCAATTCAATGATTTCAGCATATGTAAATTGTGGGTCGCATGATGATGCACAAATGGTATTTAACAGCATGTCTGAAACTGATCTCATCTCTTGGAATCTAATGGTCCGAGCTTATGCTGAAAATGATTGTCCTGCTGAAGCTGTTAATCTGTTTTATGAGTTACAAGCTCAAGGAATGAAGCCAGATGCAATGACCATTATGAGCCTCCTTCCTGTATCTGCTCAAATATCCTCAGTCCACCTGCTGAGGCAGTGTCATGGATATGTGGTGAGAGCTTTTCTTCATGACGTTTACTTGACGGGAGCTCTGTTAGATATGTATGCAAAATGCGGTGCCATAGTATGTGCTTATAAGCTGTTTCAGTGCAGCCTGCATAAGGATCTGGTTATGTATACAGCTATGATTGGTGGGTTTGCCATGCATGGTATGGGAGAGGAAGCACTTGGGGTCTTCTCTCATATGCTTGAGTTGGGTATAAAGCCTGATAATGTTATTATTACTGCTGTTTTATCTGCTTGCAGTCATGCTGGCCTTGTGAATGAAGGGCTGAAGATCTTTTATACCATAGAAGCGGTTTATGGTGTCAAACCAACCGTGGAACAGTATGCTTGTGTGGTGGATCTCCTTGGGAGAGGTGGGCGTGTTGATGATGCATTTTCTTTTGTGTCCAAGATGCCTATTGAAGCAAATGCCAACATATGGGGGACATTGCTGGGTGCTTGTAGAACTCATCATATGGTGGACTTGGGCCGTATTGTGGCAGATCATCTGTTTGAAATTGAAGTCGATAATATTGGGAACTATGTGGTGATGTCAAACTTATATGCATCAGAAGCTAGATGGGATAGGGTCATGGAGGTAAGACAGCTTATGAGGATAAGAGACTTGAAAAAGCCAGCTGGATGCAGTTGGATAGAAGTTGAGAGGAGTACAAACCGTTTTATAGCGGGAGACTTGTCCCATCCACAGAGAAGTATTATTTACAGTACATTGAGTTCATTGGACCAACAAATTAAAGAGCCAGTTTATTTAAGACTTGATACTAGAAACACTTAA
- the LOC112194653 gene encoding uncharacterized protein LOC112194653 — MKRLWAKYLESRDEDHEEMCRTSALVVAAVAEAEASSQTRRGGSRPGSAPNEERFRESRGKNMVEDYFVERHVFSEEEFRTRYRMSHNVFNRISSDLCRYDRYFVQKSDAAKKVELLPQQKLTCSLRMLAYNAGSYQCGEYCRMTKSTAIEALKRFTRGIVNLYSAEYLRAPTLADLRRPLAKAERRGFPRMIGSIDCMH; from the coding sequence ATGAAGAGATTGTGGGCTAAGTATCTAGAATCTCGAGATGAAGATCATGAAGAGATGTGTAGGACTAGTGCTCTTGTGGTAGCAGCAGTCGCTGAAGCTGAAGCTTCCTCTCAAACACGACGAGGGGGTTCTAGACCGGGGAGTGCACCGAATGAGGAGCGATTTAGGGAATCAAGAGGGAAAAACATGGTGGAAGATTACTTTGTGGAGCGTCATGTTTTCAGTGAAGAGGAGTTCCGGACACGGTACAGGATGAGTCACAATGTTTTCAACCGCATCTCCAGTGACCTTTGTCGCTATGACCGGTACTTTGTCCAGAAATCAGATGCTGCTAAGAAAGTCGAACTACTTCCCCAGCAGAAGCTGACATGTTCCTTAAGAATGCTTGCTTATAATGCTGGGTCATATCAATGCGGTGAGTATTGTCGGATGACGAAATCTACCGCCATCGAGGCTCTGAAACGATTTACAAGAGGAATCGTTAATCTGTACTCTGCAGAATACCTCCGGGCTCCTACTCTGGCCGACCTTAGAAGACCTCTCGCCAAAGCTGAGAGAAGAGGTTTTCCTAGGATGATTGGAAGCATCGATTGCATGCACTag